Proteins found in one Xenopus laevis strain J_2021 chromosome 1L, Xenopus_laevis_v10.1, whole genome shotgun sequence genomic segment:
- the tmem267.L gene encoding transmembrane protein 267 — protein MASEMEKADALLHTFSTASAFSSLGLGLFCFVADRVQQATFIQQHDWLRALSDSTTHCVIGMWSWAIVIGLRKRSDFCEVALAGFFASIIDLDHFFLAGSVSLKAATNLQRRPPLHCSTLIPVVALALKFLMQLLRLKDSWCFLPWMLFISWTSHHVRDGIRHGLWICPFGNTAPLPYWLYVVITASLPSVCSLIMCLTGTRQLMTTKHGIHIDV, from the exons ATGGCGTCCGAGATGGAGAAGGCCGACGCCCTCCTTCACACCTTCAGCACGGCTTCTGCATTCTCCAGTTTAGGACTCGGCCTCTTCTGCTTTGTGGCCGATAGAGTTCAGCAGGCAACATTCATCCAGCAACATGATTGGCTGAGAGCTCTTTCTGATAGCACCACCCACTGTGTGATAGGCATGTGGTCCTGGGCCATTGTCATTGGCTTGAGGAAGAGAAGTGACTTCTGTGAAGTGGCCCTCGCTGGTTTCTTTGCCTCCATTATTGACTTGGATCACTTTTTCCTCGCCGGCTCTGTCTCCTTAAAG GCTGCTACAAACCTTCAGCGTCGTCCTCCTCTCCATTGCTCCACTCTCATTCCGGTGGTGGCCCTTGCGCTCAAGTTCCTCATGCAGCTCCTAAGACTTAAGGACTCCTGGTGTTTCCTTCCGTGGATGCTGTTTATATCGTGGACTTCCCACCACGTTCGAGACGGAATACGCCACGGCCTGTGGATCTGTCCATTTGGAAATACGGCCCCGCTGCCTTACTGGCTCTATGTGGTGATCACTGCCTCTTTGCCCAGCGTGTGCTCCCTAATCATGTGTCTCACTGGAACCAGACAACTCATGACTACAAAGCATGGGATACACATCGATGTATAA